CACACTGCACACATCACAAAacatccaaatatatatatacatatacatatacacgcacacacaaacactggcCTATAGCATGTCACTTGTACGTAGTATGAAACACAAGACGGCATACTTTctacaaaacaaacagcagccaGTGATATAAATAGTAGTGGTGTAGTACACtgtgtatgaaaatataaacagtatgACAGCACATAGTAGCTAGTTAAAGTGCTGATGAACTAGGTCTGTCTGTTCTTGTATATAAAGTGTATTACTGAAGTataaatacaaaagtaaaactAGAAAATGGTTTGGTTACTATATGAAACATCACAGTGTATTGatcaaatgttgaaatgttaagtTCACAAGGGACGTGTCTCTGAGGCCCCAGCATCTGTCTGGGCTTGTTTCGTGCCTTTAGAAGAGGTTTAACTAGATGTGACCTTTTAGCATTCTTGCATAAGCGTGTGCTTGTTTCTTGGCTTGTATTCCTACATAGCCAGTGTTTGATCTCATTGCCCTCTTAAATCTTAAAGGACGCAGAGACTTTGGTATACTAGTTTACGGCTAgtttatgtaaattattcatCTTGGTAATTGGGTAGCCATGGAAACTGCTGTGTACCGTCTGTCTGTCATGAAAACTTAACCCCACTCACAGACACAATACCAAGAACAAACAGTGCCGCAGGAAACATGAAATCTCCTTTTGGAAAGGAAACCTTCCTTAGTCCTGTTTGTACTAGAATCACCATTACTATAGCGTAGACTTGAGTATATAAACTTTATTAGTAGCTAGTCTGAAACAGGAATGATAATTCAATTAATGAAGCGTCTTGAGGTTTTCTATTACTTTCCTGAGCAACGCAATTTGACTAGTAAACAACCACTTAAAATACGCAGAATAAAAACCCCTCTGAAAACATTAGCAACGATCAAAAACAATAGCATCATGGCAGCATACTTTGCATTCCTGTCATCTTAaccttacatttacattaatgttcAAACATTATAGGAAGGAGGaaacaataaatatgttttaaaaataaaaagatttacgTAGCAAAATGTATGGTTTTAACAACAAaagattatttcacaatattacagtttttactgtattttgatcaaataattggtGAGCATGAGatgtttttcataaacattaaaacattactgaCCTTAAACACTTGGCTGTTTTACACAATCACACAATTAAACTAATGATTctgattatttacattttgaaacacagatttgatttattaatctTACACGTATCATCTGATTCCATCTTGTTCCACCTTCGTCGTCTCCTTTACCTCCTCAAGAACACATCCAAGACCTCTACATCcagtccctctctctctttatatttaTGGGTTTGGTTATGTCTTTGTCAAGTTGAAAAAGCAGAAGtgacaaataaagatttttattaatgtaatagtCAAGTGCTGAATGCTCAGGGCTATTTATGGGAAAGTCTATTCATTCATGACTTGCTGAGTAATCATTTAAACCACACAGCATTCAAACTATTTAAACCAACCGGTTCAGTATTGTAAGTCGCATGGAACTCTTgtataagcataaaaaaaaccccccaacATATTTGTCATCTTGTCTAAGTCAACTCACCACCTCTATACATCCACTGTAACTAAATCAATGACTAGTCAGGGTATATGACCCGTAAAATGCAAGCTTATTCATCTAAAGAACTCAGAATcacatatttcttttaaaaatacctcTAATTATATGCTTTTCCACTGTCTGTCTCCGATGCATGTGATCTAAAGGCACAATCCTCTTCTCTTTGACTTTGAGGGTGTCCAAGACTAATCCAGTGCTGATCCAGTGTCCGGTCAGTGGGTTAGTGTACGACTGACAGAGAGAACACTAGCATCTACCCACTGAGCTCTCACACTTTCATATGTGAAGATTCTGGGGACTGCAGAtgtgacagcgtgtgtgtgtgtgtgtgtgtgtgtgtgtgtgtgtgtgtgtgtgtgtgtgtgtgtgtgtgtgtgttcctacACAAAGGGGTTCCTGAATGAaccagtgtgtctgtgtgcttcCCCTGCCATTCATTCTGAACAATGACTCATTTGAAAATCACGAGAgggactcacacacacagttatgcACGGTAAAGAGAACGATTCAGCTCTAATTTAACATATGTTATGGCGCATTAGTCTGGGATTTAATACATATATCGTGACAGTGAAGAATGTAGCAATAgctgctgaaaactcagctttgccAACACAGGATTAAATGACGAAATATattaacagtgttattttaactgccttggtgaacataacaGACTTTGTTCTTACAGACGCCAAACTAcaaattttaatgattaaaatcaatttaagtAATGACAATTTGTAAATTAACAGTGAACAACAGTATATTCGACATACAGTTTacctagattaataaatgctacaaAAATGTTGCTCATTGTTACCTAACATGATGTATCTTAACTACTGTAAAACTACAATTTAACCTGTTCTGCGTACGACTCGTATCTGGTGACGTAGGCTTGGTAAAACTATCACATGGGACAACTAGTGACCAAATAGTACAAAGCTATTCTCCGATTAAGAGAAATGCTGACAAACTCATAGGTGTGAAGATGACGCACACCAACTATAACCTGAAAACTATgtctaaatgacatttaatgagAAGCTACACCTTGGATTAAAGATGTAATCAACATAGACATTAAGGGGGTCACGTCCACAGTCAGTTATTTTAATGGAATTTGTTTTAGAgcatcagatttttaaaaattctactTTTGGACCATGTTAGTATTAAACACTTGGTAATATCCAAGCTGAGGATATATGTTTGCGGGCATTTATGGTCTTGAGGGGGATTCATACTATTATAAATCCAAATCAGCAAAGTACTAGTTCTTCACTCCAGCAATTATTGGAGATCTTTGTGTTTGCTTATTCAGTCTAACTTTCATAATGTCACTGTTCCCAGACCTCGTCCTGCTCCAGGTCAAATTCCTTACACAAGAGCAGATCCGTTCACACAGAGCGGCTATCACTTACGTTGTACGGAGTTTTATCCGTTCACTGGTTAAGTCTAGTAGGTTTAAAGTAGCATGTGTCTGTCGCTTTGCATCTTTTCATTAGCTTAATCGCAGGCACTGTCCTATCTGTTTAATACTACGAGGCAATTGCACGGATGATGCAGAGGACGGGTTTGATAAACGAAGAAGAGAGCGTATCTCATTCAGATAACCAGTTCAGTTTGGGGATTGAACCGTCGGGGGCTGTTTAAAGGCTGTACTGTTCACTGACCTTTAGCAGGACTATCACGTTACCTGGAAGACAGACTAGAATAGATACAAGAAGAGAACACCAAACTAACCCaagcaaattaattattaaacttcCATGAGAATtgtcaaattttttttcaagacaAAAAGAGTATAAAATTCCAAAGACTCTTTTTCATCTGAACTAAAACCTTTAAACTACGCCTATTAAAAACCTTTTCtggtaaatgaaataaaagataaacattagaagaaagaagaagaaatgcttAAACTTAAATTAGAAACAATACCTACGACATATACCTAAACAACACCTATAGTTGAAGCACTACAGTTACTTAAGCTGaaatataattgaattatagaaatgtaaaacaaaccCAAAGAATGACAAACGCACAGAGGATTCCCAGAAAGTTAAAAGGAATAAACACtcgtttatttaattaaataaagcttgtttaaaataaatactataatcgtgaaaaaatgcatattgtttttttcttgttggagaataaaaaaaaacctaatgcATCGAAATAAAGATTATATAATGCCTTTAACATAAACGAAATCAAACAACAACGTTGCTATGTGAAACTGTATGTCTGACTTGTATGGCAGCCACCGCTCTCCCTCTTACTGTACTAACACTCATACATGAGTCACCTGAGTGAGAGCAAGAGGGACATGAGCGCCAATCACATTCTTCACATTTACACCCAAGACTTCCCGCAGTCCTCTCACACTGCACCTCATAAAACCATAACAACCGAATTTAACTCAAACGTCGAAATCTTCATTACCTTGTAGAGAACCGAGCAGAAGGGGCGAGGAGTTGGCCCTTGCTGGCAGAGGATGAGCTCTCTTCTTCACCGGAGCGGTCCTCCTCGGATGTGTGCCCAGCGATGAGAGGCAGGCTGCGGCCAGGTCTCGGTGGAGCAGCGATGAACAGCGTCGAGCCGGATACATTGTTCTTCTTCAGTCGACGGTGCTTCTGTTTAAACTGATAAGAGCCGGACTGTGGCCGAGTACGGAATAAGTTATTACATAAACTTATATAACACCTGTCAAAGCCATTTTGGAGACTACTTAAAAATGTTTCGTTGTCTTTTCACGCTATGGGAAAACGCCGGTAAAAGTGTCATCATATTCTAGGATGACACGTGAGCTATTTCTTGATAGGGTACTTCAGTAGAGTGGGACTTCATGCACTCATGAAATAgcataatattttaagttattcTCTATGCGAAATATTACGATTGCGGTTGGGTTTTTAACATATACAACTTATCCAAaacatatgtaaaaacaaacaccaaaCAACACACGTGTTTTAAACCGACGGTCACCTATACAACAATGAATGGTTTAGTCCTACAGTCAAAGAACAGCCCGTGCTTTTACTGAAGTGAAATCCAGACAGTGGGAGGGGCTTGGAGGTGCTCCCTCCAATCAGAGTCGACCGTTCCGAGACGTATGGAAATCAGAATATTTCGTCATCTTTGACGTACGTCGTGCGCTTTTCCGAGCTCACGCGCGCTTTCCATATTTGGTGACGTGATTTTCTAGTAATACTGTGGGTATAAGAAGAAATACTCGTAGCTTATTAGAGACATCAGTGGCTGAAAAGACAGAAATAcagcttaaataaaaagaaagcccATCGTTCtgctaaaatatgtatattcaaAGATATTTCGGTGGGATTTGAGGGGCAGATTACAGAGTGATATATGACATAAGCATAGGATCATTAACCTTTAGCCTACTGTTCTCGAGTGACAGGCTCAATAACTGCTCTACTGTTTGTGTACATAGGAGCTTTGCCCATGAACCTATATTGATTAGATgatagcagcagcagcatggtTGGCTGCTATTTTCGGACGAAACTCAAAAGGTGGGTTGCACAAATCTCCAGTGACAGCGTGGACAAGCTCGGCTACACCTTTGAACTGTAGTAGAATACAAGATCAGATGATGTgaacagtaaataaacaatactagaaacaaaagaaacaattaaCAGAACAGTGTTGTAGATCAAAGGTCACGTGTATCTAACATCATAGCGTACAACGTGGCTCCTAAGCCTGAGGtcaaagtaagaaaaaaacaacaaaacaaaaacttacattgaatttcttttcataattataataaataattaagacttgacaactcatttttttttaaattaaaataatgatttattgtaCTCATCCATTTTTTGCTCTGTTACTGATGTGGTGGATCTACTGGGGTCTGTTTGATAAAATATGGAACAAATAACAAGTTTAATCAGGATGTTCCAGAGCTGGTCTTCATAATCACCTAATTTGGGGCAGcctgatcaaaaaaaaaagtgtaagagtgaaaatgttttttatctttgctatttttgatattaattctgattatttttttcatttatagtgagattataatatttttaataatattagcatttattaaaactatatatatatatacagttcaATCAGGATGATCCAGAATTAGTCATCATATTTGCCTCATTTGGAGCAGGCTGATCAGCAAAAATTAGGAATCCTGTGAAAAGGCTGTCAGTCCAGAACGGATCAAAGAACAGTCCATTTTGTTCTGAATAAAAGATCTGAAGCCAGACCTGATCTCCTTTTTGCAGTCTAAGGATTGTTGATCCTGAGGCCACATCATAATTTCCTGTGTTGGCGTCAAATGTTTTGATCTTGTACTGGCCGTTGTGGACAAGTCCGATCGCCAGATGTTTGTTAGCCAGCGTGATGTCATATGTGAAGTAATACACACCAGGAATCACACAGTTAAACTTGCCACTGGTGGCGTTGTAATGACCGCCCTCATTCATTAAAATCCGGTTAAAGCGAATGGGTGTACGTTCTTTGGGATAGCTCTTGGTTACTGCTACTGAGAAAGCAGATCGAGCCTCTGCTCCACAGTCACAGCCTCCAGCGGCGCCGGTTTCCCCCGTATCTCCAACCTCTCCTTTAATCCCAGAGACTCCCAACACACCTGGTGCCCCTCGCACCCCCTTAAGCCCCCTCAGCCCTGCCTTCCCAATAATCCCTGGACGTCCTTGTGGACCATGTTTTCCAGGATTCCCAGGACGGCCTTGTTCCCCTaaaatttgagaataaagttCAAAAACGTAATTATTTGTCAGACTGAtagatatgaaatatatttaaatacggTTTCCATTAATGGTATTATAACCCCAACAGACATAATCATATGCTTTACCTTTCTCGCCCTTCTGTCCCTTGTCACCATCCTTCCCATCCTGGCCATCAATACCTGGCATCCCCATCTTGCCTACGTTACCGCTGGGACCTGCTGCACCTGGACTCCTTGGGGGGCCCTGAGGGCCTGGCAAACTGCAGCTAAGCTGTGATGAATGGATGGTGAAGTTGCGTCCCTTCTTGGATGAGTCTACAGTCAACACAGAGAACAGAGACAGCAGGCAAGCAGCCAGTGGTAACTGATGCATGATGCAGCTGTGCCTGCAAACAGAGCAGATGGGGCCAGATTTTTGTCGTGGGGAATTTCCATGGATTtcctgtatatacatatacagagtCGTGCACAGAAACAAGCACCATAAATCGCATTACATACATGCAGGTTGTGAATAACGCGGATTGTAACTTATTGaagaacagttttatttaagtaGCAAATGTAAGTAACAGAGCACAGAACATAATTATACAACAAATTCAAAGcatgcattagaaaaaaaaaaaccctcaccgGAGGAATAAGATTGCAGTTGCAATGCAAAGGTCCGGCAGCTTTCTTGGCAATAGCGCAAAGTCAAAAGCAGAGAATACAAACAAGATTGTGAATCGATTTGTATCTTACATGTCTTCCACACAACTTTGCAAGCATCCACCCAGTTTTAGCAGACGTGCTCTGCCAGATACTTCATCCATGATGTAATTGAATCAGCTGGGGGAGGGGATTCATTTGTCAGGCTTTAAAACTTGTCAAACTATTACAGTATATTTCTGCAGCCCAAAAGTCAATAAAAGAAGCTttagattattatattatacaaaatgtacaatGTTCATGTTTATATCAAACACTCTCAACGCTTCTGAGTATTTGCTAGGATTTGGATTATTTTGCTTACGAAGcacaacaaaaccaaacaagGCCATGTTcaagtttaaatatgtttaatgtcaACAACCGGTCAAGTTATTTTCATTCTGAATCTAATTTAAACACCTTGGAATGGGAGAATGGAACATATTTGCTAAATCAAAACAGATGATTCACCAAACATACCCCATTTGTAATTTACTGGGCAATTTATCATTAAAAgactaaaaatgacattatgaaaatctgatttattttcttctataaTCTGCACagatttatacaaaaaaaaaaaaaaaaaaagaatgcaggACTTTCATGTCCTAATAATATGGGATGTTTTCCGCTCAACGACAGTAACACAGAATAAACAAGAACAGATTTTACAATAACTGAGACCATGAGATCTCTGTGCCTGGCGACAAAAGACATTTCTGTTTTCGTTCACTGCCCCAGGAAAGAGGCCATGGGGTCATCGGGTCGGCAGCGCTTCATGCGGAAGGCTTCCATCTCTTCCTCTGTGGGTTCACGCACTTCCTTCAGGCTGTTGTACGGCCGCTTCCTCTCGTCAAGCTGCATCATCTCAGCCACCTGCTTCAGCCTCTGCTCCTCTGCACTCAATGCCTGCAAAGAAAGACGCggtattttcttttacaatagTCTTTGTAGAGCACAGAAACATCTGGATACGAATGTACGAGTCCGTGTGGCAGGAACAGCCCACCCACCTTCTtcagcttttctttcttttttgcttcaTCTTCCTCATCACTGCTGTCAGAATCTCTGTGtttcttgctctttttctttttcttcttatctttcattttttcttGGTGCATCTGTGAATTAAAAGAacacattattataatacaataatcttCCTGCCATTGGAATTATATCACAAAAAGGCAGCTGCCATTAATGTACCTGTAAAAGAGTCTTTGGTTCTTTACTCGTTTCAGCCTCCTCTACATCCTCTTCAAATGGAACACAAGAATTGCTCTGAAAAAGTAAGcaaaaaacttgtttttagaGCAGATGtacgtttaataaaaatagacaaatgcatcaaatacgcatttgatgataataaaaattaaacaaaaaactaaatgaaataatataaaataaatgcttcataATAACATACATATGAATACAACTGATACTCACTGCCACTTTCTTGCCAGCTTCTCCAGTACAGTAACTTTGCTTCACCATTGAGTGGCAGCATTTGTAACCCCAATAACCATCTTTCCAAAACGATCCCCAAATACACTGCAAAAgccaaatggaaaaaaattcaGCATCCATAAAATAACATCTAGTCCAGTTACGCAACATTTCCATTAGAGTTCACTAACTTACCAAGTGGTTATTAATGAGCACATCCTCCTCGTATTTTGAACATGCCACAGCCTTCTCCTGTCCTTTCAACACAGCGCCATGACGAGAATACTCCACATACTCCTCTGTCTGAGCCAGCAGAAGCTCTCGCGGAGGGGCATCCAAGTGTTCCTGCCCTCCATACTGCAGAGAGGTGCGACGCAGCGCCATCAGCACACAGAGCAGAGCGGCAAGAAATGTTGCTTGGTGTAAAACACGGAGATTCTAAACTGTACCTTTTCCAAAAtactctctttctgtttctctttgaaGTCATCCTTTTTGACTTTGTAGGACTGATGCAGGAGCTCCAGCTTGGTTGGATCTGCCTGAAGGTGAACTTCAGATCCTTTCTCATAGGCTTCCCAAGCAAAGACTgcagaggaaaaacacaaaacaatgtcAGGCCAACAGAAACTGAGAGTCTGGAGACCATTTTTACCATTAGGTAGAGAGGAACTTGTGTATGAGTCGACTCACGCTGTGTCTGGGCCATGGAAATGGTGTCTCCGGAGTAGCGCACAAAGTTGTCTCCAGCGTAGCCAACCCTGCAAACCAAACACATCATTTTGAGGACAGGCAGACACAACTACAGAAAGACACCCAAACATGGTGACTTAAAATGTACCCTTACACAACTTACAGTGATGTATATTTTCAGCTTGCAATTTAGTAAGCTACATATATCAACAATCTTGGCATTTAGGAGATTTTTAATCCAAAACTGTTTACAATCCAAGACTTTAGATTAACTTGTGCCTTAGTGGTGAAGTGTGTTGtgatttaaaagaatataaattctgtcattatttattcattctcaagtagttccaaacctttatgaatTTCCTAATATattataggatttttttttattactatggaagtcaatggtgacccaaaacagcctggttacaaactttcttcaaaatattttcgtgttctgcagaacaaagaaattcatacagatttggaactacttgagaatgagtaaatgatgacagaattttcatttatggacgaactattcctttatgaCATAATCTGCAAGTTTTCTATAAGAAGCCTATAACTTTCTAACATTTTCCTTGATTTAATACGTTGAAGAAAATGCTCCTACTCTTCTGGATTCTTTCCAGTGTTGGAATATGGGTTCTCCCTCATGGCTCGAGTCTTAGGATCATAATAGGCTGAATTTGGATCCAGATTTCTGAGGTACTGTAAAGTAAAAtagttggaaaaaaaatcataatcagCAATCATAATCATAAGGTGTATATAATAGTAATGTTTAATCATATGCTACTACTAATCCTGATGTCAAGCCCACATTACTTCTCTTATTGATCATATTACTAGGACttatgagaaagaaaaaaaatgacatgtatttctaaaaacaaGAAGTCTCATGCTTTTAATTAACAGTCATTGGTTTGCAAAATTTCAAGCTGTTTTCACCTTCGCGATGTCCTCCCGGATCCTCAGGTTTCTAACTGTGATTCGTCTCTTGGAATCAAAGTTTTGCCCAGGCATGTCAAAGTCATCAACATATTTGTCGTCATCCTCATCTTCACTGCTGTGGTCACCCTGTGGACAGGgagt
The genomic region above belongs to Puntigrus tetrazona isolate hp1 chromosome 14, ASM1883169v1, whole genome shotgun sequence and contains:
- the slu7 gene encoding pre-mRNA-splicing factor SLU7, yielding MSKEEVKVTEGIVDLEEPKKMTREDWRKKKELEEQRKLGNAPAEVDEEGKDINPHIPQYISSVPWYIDPSKRPTLKHQRPQQEKQPLFAPIGDWYKRGVQEKSVSTKFRKGACENCGALTHKKKDCMERPRKVGAKFSGTGLAPDEHQQIQLSMDYDGKRDRWNGYDPDEHMRIVEEYSKVDLAKRTLKAQKLQEELASGKLMDQANSRKHLGDDAAQGDHSSEDEDDDKYVDDFDMPGQNFDSKRRITVRNLRIREDIAKYLRNLDPNSAYYDPKTRAMRENPYSNTGKNPEEVGYAGDNFVRYSGDTISMAQTQLFAWEAYEKGSEVHLQADPTKLELLHQSYKVKKDDFKEKQKESILEKYGGQEHLDAPPRELLLAQTEEYVEYSRHGAVLKGQEKAVACSKYEEDVLINNHLCIWGSFWKDGYWGYKCCHSMVKQSYCTGEAGKKVASNSCVPFEEDVEEAETSKEPKTLLQMHQEKMKDKKKKKKSKKHRDSDSSDEEDEAKKKEKLKKALSAEEQRLKQVAEMMQLDERKRPYNSLKEVREPTEEEMEAFRMKRCRPDDPMASFLGQ
- the c1qtnf2 gene encoding complement C1q tumor necrosis factor-related protein 2; translation: MHQLPLAACLLSLFSVLTVDSSKKGRNFTIHSSQLSCSLPGPQGPPRSPGAAGPSGNVGKMGMPGIDGQDGKDGDKGQKGEKGEQGRPGNPGKHGPQGRPGIIGKAGLRGLKGVRGAPGVLGVSGIKGEVGDTGETGAAGGCDCGAEARSAFSVAVTKSYPKERTPIRFNRILMNEGGHYNATSGKFNCVIPGVYYFTYDITLANKHLAIGLVHNGQYKIKTFDANTGNYDVASGSTILRLQKGDQVWLQIFYSEQNGLFFDPFWTDSLFTGFLIFADQPAPNEANMMTNSGSS